The DNA region AGTCAGCCTGATCAAGGAAGGCATGTCGAAATACGGCATCAAGAACCCGATCTTCAAACCCTCGCCCATCGTTCCGAAATATGACGACTACCTGATCTTCGAGGGCATCTCGGTCGATGAGGGCGGCAAGCAGCATTACCTCGACGTCCATATCGCCTATCGCCAGGCCTGCCTGAACGCGATCGAATACCTGAAGAAATTCGGCTATTCCGGCGCGCAGGGCTACGCGATCCTCGGGACCGCGCCGGTGCAGGGCCATATCTCGGGCGTGGTCGACGTGCCGAATGCCTGCGCGACCTTGTGGCTGCCGACCGACATCTTCGATTTCGACCTCAAGCCCAATGTGAACGGGCCGGTGAAGATGCTGGACGGCTCGATCGACGTGCCGCTGGCGCCCGATCTGTGATGCTTGCCGGCCGGGGGCGCTGCCTCCGGCCGATACCACCCTGCCGCGGAGTTACCGATGCCCACCTATGACTATATCTGCACCGAATGCGGGCCGTTTGAGGCCCATGCCTCGATGGCCAATTTCGACAAGCCCCATGCCTGCCCTTGGTGCGCCACCCCGGCGCGCCGCGCCATGCTGACCGCGCCGCTTCTGGCAAACATGGATGCCGGCCGCCGCCGGGCACATTCGACGAATGAGCGCAGCGCAGATTCGCCGCGTCGTTCGCATGGGGCCGGATGTTCGTGTTGTTCGGGATCGGCCAAGAAAAAGCCTTCTGGCACCTTGCACCGGCCTGACGGTTCGAAAAGCTTCCCGGCAAAGCGACCCTGGATGATTTCGCACTGATGGCATGATCAAGGTATACCCTGCCCGAAATCCTGCCGCGTTGCAAAGATGCGATGCCTGTTCCTGTCTCATGACGTGAAAAGCACGTTCGCTTAGCCACAGTAGGCGATGCGGCTCTTGTCTAAGACCGGAACTTCATCAAGGCTCGGAGCGGGGCGATCGTCCCGGCGAATGGTGGAAAAGGCAATGCAGCAGACACCCGGAAGAACCCGACCTGGTCTGGCACGTCCAACCTTTCCGGCCTGCTGCTTCGCCTTGCCGGGCGGGACGGTTTCACCCTGATGGCCTATGTCGCGACGGCGCGGGGCGAGCGGTTCAGATTTGGCAGCCTTGCGGCAGTGATGGCGGCGGCATCGCCCGAACGGTCGGGCGATCAGCTTGCCGGTTTGGCTGCCGAAAGCGCACTGAAACGTGTTGCGGCGCGACGGGTTCTCATGGATTTGCCACTGCGCGAATTTCTGAACAATGTGCTCGTTCCCTATGAAACGGACGAGGTGACGCGACTTATCATCGACCGGCATGACGCGGCCGCATTCTCGCCCGTGTCCGCGATGACATTGGGAGATTTGCGGGACTGGCTGCTGTCTCCTGCTGCTGATCCTGCCGCTCTGACCGCGCTCGCCCCGGGGCTGACACCCGAGATGGTGGCGGGCGTCAGCAAGCTGATGCGCAATCAGGACCTGATCCGCGTTGCGCGCAAGGTTGAGGTGGTGACGGCATTCCGGAGCTCTATCGGAGGGCGCGGCACGCTGGCCACGAGGCTTCAACCCAACCATCCCGCCGACGATCCAAGGGGGATCGCAGTCGCGGTGCTTGACGGATTGCTGCAGGGCGCCGGAGATGCGGTGATCGGGATCAACCCCGCTTCGGACAATCTGGCAAATTGCCATGCGCTGCTTCGTGCGCTTGACGACATGCGCCTGACCTTCGACATTCCCACACAATGCTGCGTTCTCACGCATGTCACGAATTCGCTTGCCCTGCTTGAACGTGGTGCCCCCGTCGACCTGATTTTCCAGTCCGTCGCCGGGACCGAGGCCGCAAATGAAGGCTTTGGGGTCAACCTGTCCATTCTGGCCGAAGCATATTCGGCGGGACGGGCCGCTACACGCGGAACTGTCGGGCAGAATGTCATGTATTTCGAAACCGGGCAGGGATCGGCGCTTTCGGCCGAAGCGCATCATGGAGTGGATCAGCAGACGCTCGAGGCAAGGGCATATGCGGTCGCCCGCGCATTCGATCCGCTTCTCGTGAATACCGTCGTGGGTTTCATCGGCCCGGAATATCTATTCGACGGCAAGCAGATCATCCGGGCAGGGCTTGAGGATCACTTCTGCGGCAAGCTACTGGGCCTGCCAATGGGGGTCGATGTCTGCTACACCAATCATGTCGAGGCCGATCAGGATGACATGGACAACCTCGCGACGCTTCTGGTGCAGGCCGGGGTGAACTTCGTGATCTCGGTTCCTGGCGCCGATGATGTGATGCTGGGCTATCAAAGCCTGTCATTCGAGGATATCGCCTATCTTCGCGAGATTACCGGGCTTCGCCCCGCGCCCGAATTTTCCAAATGGCTTGCCGGTTTCGGTTTGGCCGGGCATGGCGGCGAGGGCGTAACGAAGGCCCTGCCGGACCCGGTTTCGCTGGCGCGGCGGATGGGGCTGGTCGAATGAGCGCGCCGGACCTCTATCAAAGACTGCGGCGCCTGACCCCTGCCAGAACGCGGCTGGACCCGACGGGGAGCCCGCTGCCGCTGTCGGACCTTCTGGCCTTTCAGGAAGATCATGCGGCCGCGCGCGACGCGATCCATGGGGCAGTCGACTGGGCCAATGTGGAAGCGGCCCTTGCACCATTGCAAACCTATCGGCAACGCAGCCGGGCAGGCAGCCGGGCCGACTACCTGCGCAGGCCCGATCTGGGACGCCAGCTGGAGAGCGGAACGGAACTTCCACGACTTGACTGCCCCTTGGCGTTCGTCATCTGCGACGGGCTGTCCGCTCCGGCCATTCAGGCGCATGCGGCCGCCATGGTCCGGGCGCTGATCGCCCGTCTTCCGGACAAAAGCGGAGCTCTGCCCATCGTGCTGGTCGAGAACGGGCGAGTTGCCATTGGTGACCCGATTGGCGCGGCCATCGGGGCAGGCATGGTGCTCGTCCTGATCGGCGAGCGGCCGGGGCTTTCGGTAGCCGACAGTCTGGGCGCTTACCTGACCTATGCGCCGCGACCCGGCCTGCGCGACAATGCCCGCAACTGCGTCTCGAACATCCATGGGCATGGCGGGCTTGGCTATGCCGCGGCGGCCGACCGCCTGATCTGGCTGATGACCGAGGCAAGGCGGATCGGAACCACAGGTGTCGCGCTAAAGGATCAGAGCGAGAACCTGGATCGCATCCATCACGAGAAATGATCGCCTTGCCGAAAATGAGTTGCGGCCGAACTGTCGCCAGCACGGCCGCATTTCCGCTCGTCGGGATGTTTCAGGCAGGCATGCTGTCAAGCTTGAAGGCCATGATCTGGCTCTGCGCATCGGTCAGGCGCTCTTCGACGACCTTGCGTGCGACGTTCTGATAGAAGTGCTGATTGAAGATGAGCCGCTCGGCCGCGATTCCCACCGAATCGACCGTTTTGCCCCAACGTGCGAACAGGATGCCCTTGCGTTCGTCCAGGCTGCGGAACTGCACCGCGCCAATGCTCATGAAGACCTCTCCGTTCTCGCCGATCTCGGTTTCTCCGATCTGGAAAGCACCGCTCGCCTTTTCGGACATATGGAAATCAAGAAGTGTCAGGCGCTTGTCGCCTTCGCCCGCGTTGCGCAGGCTATCCAGCACCGATCTGATCGCGTTCAGCTTTCCTGTCACGCTGGTCAGGGCGGCGAGAGCCTCGAGAGCCAGTTTGTCCAGGCTTGCATCCTGATCGCTGTTGCTGGCCCGCCGATAGGTGGATTGCTGCACGCTCCAGCCGACCGCGCTCAGCGCGGCGTTCAACGTTGACCACCAACTGTCATGGTCCTGCGCCGGATCTGCGGCGGCATTGGCTGCGCGCTGCGCGAACTGGGTCGAATAGAGCACCGCATTGCGCAGCTCTTCGGAAAGGGCCCGATCCAGCGACAGGATCTGCGTGCCGTTCACGGCCGCGTCGGCCGAGGCGAGATCACCCGCAGCCATGGCCATCGCGTCCCGGCTTCGAGTTGTGGGTGCTACGGCGATCCGGCTTGCCAGCATGCGCAACCGCTTGCGGGCAACTTCGGTTTCGTCGGTACCCGTGCCGCCCTCCAGACCGCGCCCGACGGACCAATCGGCATTGACCCCCCGCGTGTCGATATGGGTGAAACCTGCATAGCGGCCGATCCCACCCCGGAACATGCCCTGGCCACGCATCTGGGCAAGCGTCTCGGCGACCTTGTGAGGCGATGCTGTCGACGTGATGTCGCAGGCCCGGAACTGCATGTGCCAGGAGTTCTGCTCGCCGCCGACCGCGTGATTGTATTGTCGGTTGCGATACCCGCTGCGGATCGTGACGGGCACACCCAGACGCGCGCGCAATTCGTCGAGAATCTCGGCGGTCGGGACGATGTTTGGCCAGAGTTGTTCGGGCGGCGCCGAATTCAGCCCATGTGCAGATCCCGGTGCGAAATGGCTCGCGCCAAGGGTCAGGAACTCTTCGGCATCGAAATGCTGCAACCGGAGCGGGGCAAGGAAATCCCGGAACCTCGCCACCGTTTCGACTGGCACTCCGGTTGCGCGCGTGCGCCCCGACGCATTATCGGAAAGAATTATCGTTTCCCCGGTTTCCCGCGACGCAAAAGGATCGTCGCTCGGCTCGTCCCGGAATTCCTGTTCGGGCGCCGGGGCGGCCGTGGCCGGTTCCTCGGGACGCATCATGCCCTCTGTCTCGCGGTTGAGTTCGGCCCCGACCAGCGAGAACGGGCGCTGGCGCAAGAAGGCCGGATCGACCGGGGCAGGCACGAACAATGCGGGCTTCTGTTCAAGATGCGCCAACGCATCCACGATCCGGTCGTGGAACTGACGATAGGTGCCGCTGAATTTGCCCCGGTTCCAGACATTCAGCACGGCTGCCGTGAAGACACCATGTTCGTCACCGTCCATGGCAACCTGATCGTCCCTGCAGGCGCTGAACTGGAGCAGCGCTGCCGACAGCGTTGTCTTGGCCGGAGAGCTGAGAACCGACCGATCGACATGGCGGTAGGACCGCAGCAGGTTTGCGTAAAAGTCACGATGAATATCTTCGACCGCCTTCGCTGTGGCTGCGTTCAGGGTCCGAGGTCGAAGAACGCGCACGACCTCTCTGCCTTGGGCTGGCAGCCCGTCAAGATCAGCGAGCGAATTCAGCCTTGTCGCATCAATGACGGGCAGGGTGGCGCGCGCGATCGTTCCTGAATGGCAGCTATCCGCCATCATGACGATGCGTACCCCGCTTTGGAACTGCCCAAAGAGATGCCACAATTCGTCGTCGATGAGTTGGCCGTCAAACAGGCAAAGCGTGCTGTCGGGGTTGCGATTCCCGATTTCCTGCTCGTCACCGTTGAAGTCCCTGATCTGGCTTCCGTGGCAGGCATTGGTGAACAGGAACTGGTCACCCGCCTTCAGATCCTTTGCGGCGCGGCGCAGTTCCTCGATCACGGCCTCCCTCGTTGCCTCGCGTGAAAGCAGCATTTTCGGCGCATAGCCTTGCGCTTCGGCAATGTCGCGCATTGCCCTCGCGTCGTTTTCGCATCCCAGCAGCAGGCCACGATCGCCGGCGTAATGGCCAGGATCGATCTCGTTCAGCCCGATATGCAGCGAACGCGCCAGGTTGCGACGCCCGGCTAGGGATTGCGGAACGATCTGCGGCGAGGTGATTGTCCGCCCGCGCGGTGCGAACCGGTCAACGAGCAATTCCCGAGAACGGCTGCGCTCGGAAATCTCCTTGATCTTGGTCAGGATCCGGGATGAGACGCGTGCAAAGCCGGCATTGTCGGGATGCAACTCGTCGAACCATTGGTCATTTGCAACCGCGCCCCGGCAATCGACATAGGTGACATGGGATAGCGTGGCGGCCATGCGCCGCAACTCCCTGTTGAACTGGTCGATCATCTCGGCAGCGATGCGTTTCTGCAGGGCGCGGTCTCGTATGCCGCGCTCCTCCATCGGTTTGCCCAGCCAGCGCCCGCTTTTGGGAATAACGTAGTCATAGCCGTGGGTGATGATCGTCACGCCCGGAAAGCGGCTGTTCACGTCACGGCATATTCTTTCGTAATGCGCGATCGCATTGTCGAGCAGGTCCTGGTAGCCGCGCTTGAGATAGTCGGCAGGGCGCAACGAGGCGTCGAAGCTTTCAAGATGGTCGGCAAGTGCACCTCCGGCGCAGACATCGTTCCCACCCGCCGATAGCAGCAGGATTTCCGCGCCGCTTTGCGTCAGCGCATCAAGATATTCCCGCTTGCGCGCCATGTTTTCGAGCAGGTCCCCCGCGGCAGAGGAATCGAAGACCGCATATCTTTCAGCCACATAGTCGATGACGTCGAAAAGGCGCAGCGGGTACTGAAACCAGCTGTCGCCCTCGGCAGCGATGCGCGGCCCGTCATAACCGCTGCCGATTTTCGAGTAATACGCAGACAGCCGCGACCATCGGGCAAGAGCGTTTGCCGAGTTCAGCGCCAAAGCCGATCTCGAACCGGGCGGGGGCATTTCCACCAAATCTGGATTGGGGACGAAAACAGGGGCAAAGGGCGTGCTCGCGTTCTCATCGATGCGGAAATATTTCCGTCCTGCCTCGGCTGACAGGCTGCCGTCGGAAATCTGACGCTGCAGTTCTGAGAACGTGATCTTCGGGGCTTCATGAGTGTTCATGGCTTTGTCCTTATGTTCGGGCGCGGGCCTGACCGGGCGTCCTTCTCGACGGGTTTGAGAGCCGGGCCGAAATTGCGAAACAATCGTCGCTTCCAGTTCGGGGCTGGCATCGAGCTCGTGCTGTTCAATCCGAATGGCTGAGGCAGCAGAGAAATATTCGAAAGGAGGAGAGATATTCCCTGGATCGGCGGTTGCGGCATCAACCGTCAGGTCGGTTCCGGCCGAGATCTGGTCAGCGGCCCGGTAACTGCCCAGCATCGGCATGTAGCCGCCATTCTGGTCCCGATCCAGGAATGCGCGTGACGCAAGATATAGGATCGATTGCCCATATCCGTGAACCGTCATACGACGCTCGAGATCGGGGCTGGCAACGATGATCCTTGCCTTGGCCAAGGGCTCGCCGTCACGGCGGTCGGTCATGGCTCGTGCAAGCTGCATGATCCGCAGGTTCGCCTGATCGAGTGGAACGGCCGGAAAGGAAAGCACCATGCTCCCCAGGCCCGGAATCCAATCCAGCGGATCGGTGCTGTTCGACTTCGCCTTGAACATCTCGATCAGCCAGTCGACGACCAGCGCGCCGGCACCATTGGCGATGATGTGCAACGGCTTGCCGGTTTCCTGGCAAGTCAGCGCGAGGTTTTTGACGATCTTGCCCAACTCGCCGCGTTCCGCAGATGCCCGCGCCTTGCCGGGAGGTGGCGCGATGATCTCGGATTCCGGGCTCAGCGCGGCGTAACGCGCATGGCGTTCGACCTCATGCCAGAAGGCGCGCCCCGCGCTGCGGGCATATTGTTCGAACACAGGGTCGAATAGCTCGGTCGATCCGTTGACCTGATTGCGGCACTGCTCGGTAACATGGCTCAGCACGGCATTGAGATCAGTAGAAAAATTCGCCGACCAGAAGCAGGTCAGGAAATCGAAACCCCAAGCTTCGAGCTTGTATTTCAGCCTGACCGCGCGTTCGAAAGCCTGCTTTTCGGATTCCATCACACCAGGCAGGCTCAGCACGATACCCTTGCTTTCCCCCTGCAGCCGCTGGCGGATGCCACGTTCCGTGCCCTCGACCGCGTCGCGAGGGGTGGGATAGCTTCCGAATTCCTGCAATCGCCCGGCATCGAGATTGACGAAATTGCCCTGCAACATGCGATAGGGCGTCGATCCCGTCTCATGCGCGCCGCGATTGACCCCTTGCGGCCCGGAACTCACCGAGAAGGCGTCCTGACCCGGCACCCCAAGACGCAGCACCCAGCCATCGACGACGCATCGCGCCCAATCGGCGTAGGACCAGCGGGCGAGCCCGCGCGCGAGCACGGGGTCGGCCGTATCGTCAAGCGGCAAGCCCCCCCAGTTTTCGCCCCAGGAGTTCAGAACGATGAAGCCTTTCGTGTCATATCCGACGATCACGAAGGCGTGGCAGTTCGTGCCCGGTTCGCCTGCGGAAATCTGGCCGTCTTGGGGGGTTCTCCAGCCGTCGTGCAGCATCGCACTGACCAGAACGGTGCCCGCCTCGCGGATCGCACAGTGGTAATGGTGCAGGATCGGCTGGACCCGGCTATAGGCGCCAAGCGTTCTGTCCCGGGCGGCGCGGGCCTGCAGATCGCTGGGCCAGTGTCGCTGCATGCCGGCTTCGTCGCTGGCCCAGGCCGCCTCGTCAGGCCCGTCGAGACAGACGCCGTGGTGAAAGAACCCCTTGATGCCCGCGCGCAGGCTATAGACGCCGTCCTGCTCGGTCTCGTCACCGCGCTCATGAAATCTGGCCATGCGATAGAGCATTTCCGCGCTGACCCGACCCGGGGAGGTCAACCCACCCAGATGGAGTTGAATATCAATGAGATTGGCCAATGCCTGCCCGACGCAGCTGCTGGTGGCGCCCTGGTTCCTGATGCCAAAGGGAAGTTCTCCGGGGCGGTCAGGCGGGAACAATGACTTCCAGGGCAAATGCTCTGCCGGAAGAAGCTCAAAACGTGGTGCGAATATGTGATCCCGCAGATCGACGAAATCACGCTTGGCACCCGTACCATGTATGCCCACGTTATTTCCCATCAATACCTCAAAAATTTCCGGAGCGTCGAAACGGTCCGCTTAAGGCTGTTCTGAAATTCGAGCTCGAAGAAAACGATCTTTATTTCGGTAATGGGTTGAATATTCTTTTTATCAGCGCATGGACGCTGAATTAA from Paracoccus sp. MBLB3053 includes:
- a CDS encoding ethanolamine ammonia-lyase subunit EutB, whose product is MAYVATARGERFRFGSLAAVMAAASPERSGDQLAGLAAESALKRVAARRVLMDLPLREFLNNVLVPYETDEVTRLIIDRHDAAAFSPVSAMTLGDLRDWLLSPAADPAALTALAPGLTPEMVAGVSKLMRNQDLIRVARKVEVVTAFRSSIGGRGTLATRLQPNHPADDPRGIAVAVLDGLLQGAGDAVIGINPASDNLANCHALLRALDDMRLTFDIPTQCCVLTHVTNSLALLERGAPVDLIFQSVAGTEAANEGFGVNLSILAEAYSAGRAATRGTVGQNVMYFETGQGSALSAEAHHGVDQQTLEARAYAVARAFDPLLVNTVVGFIGPEYLFDGKQIIRAGLEDHFCGKLLGLPMGVDVCYTNHVEADQDDMDNLATLLVQAGVNFVISVPGADDVMLGYQSLSFEDIAYLREITGLRPAPEFSKWLAGFGLAGHGGEGVTKALPDPVSLARRMGLVE
- a CDS encoding D-Ala-D-Ala carboxypeptidase family metallohydrolase, which produces MARFHERGDETEQDGVYSLRAGIKGFFHHGVCLDGPDEAAWASDEAGMQRHWPSDLQARAARDRTLGAYSRVQPILHHYHCAIREAGTVLVSAMLHDGWRTPQDGQISAGEPGTNCHAFVIVGYDTKGFIVLNSWGENWGGLPLDDTADPVLARGLARWSYADWARCVVDGWVLRLGVPGQDAFSVSSGPQGVNRGAHETGSTPYRMLQGNFVNLDAGRLQEFGSYPTPRDAVEGTERGIRQRLQGESKGIVLSLPGVMESEKQAFERAVRLKYKLEAWGFDFLTCFWSANFSTDLNAVLSHVTEQCRNQVNGSTELFDPVFEQYARSAGRAFWHEVERHARYAALSPESEIIAPPPGKARASAERGELGKIVKNLALTCQETGKPLHIIANGAGALVVDWLIEMFKAKSNSTDPLDWIPGLGSMVLSFPAVPLDQANLRIMQLARAMTDRRDGEPLAKARIIVASPDLERRMTVHGYGQSILYLASRAFLDRDQNGGYMPMLGSYRAADQISAGTDLTVDAATADPGNISPPFEYFSAASAIRIEQHELDASPELEATIVSQFRPGSQTRREGRPVRPAPEHKDKAMNTHEAPKITFSELQRQISDGSLSAEAGRKYFRIDENASTPFAPVFVPNPDLVEMPPPGSRSALALNSANALARWSRLSAYYSKIGSGYDGPRIAAEGDSWFQYPLRLFDVIDYVAERYAVFDSSAAGDLLENMARKREYLDALTQSGAEILLLSAGGNDVCAGGALADHLESFDASLRPADYLKRGYQDLLDNAIAHYERICRDVNSRFPGVTIITHGYDYVIPKSGRWLGKPMEERGIRDRALQKRIAAEMIDQFNRELRRMAATLSHVTYVDCRGAVANDQWFDELHPDNAGFARVSSRILTKIKEISERSRSRELLVDRFAPRGRTITSPQIVPQSLAGRRNLARSLHIGLNEIDPGHYAGDRGLLLGCENDARAMRDIAEAQGYAPKMLLSREATREAVIEELRRAAKDLKAGDQFLFTNACHGSQIRDFNGDEQEIGNRNPDSTLCLFDGQLIDDELWHLFGQFQSGVRIVMMADSCHSGTIARATLPVIDATRLNSLADLDGLPAQGREVVRVLRPRTLNAATAKAVEDIHRDFYANLLRSYRHVDRSVLSSPAKTTLSAALLQFSACRDDQVAMDGDEHGVFTAAVLNVWNRGKFSGTYRQFHDRIVDALAHLEQKPALFVPAPVDPAFLRQRPFSLVGAELNRETEGMMRPEEPATAAPAPEQEFRDEPSDDPFASRETGETIILSDNASGRTRATGVPVETVARFRDFLAPLRLQHFDAEEFLTLGASHFAPGSAHGLNSAPPEQLWPNIVPTAEILDELRARLGVPVTIRSGYRNRQYNHAVGGEQNSWHMQFRACDITSTASPHKVAETLAQMRGQGMFRGGIGRYAGFTHIDTRGVNADWSVGRGLEGGTGTDETEVARKRLRMLASRIAVAPTTRSRDAMAMAAGDLASADAAVNGTQILSLDRALSEELRNAVLYSTQFAQRAANAAADPAQDHDSWWSTLNAALSAVGWSVQQSTYRRASNSDQDASLDKLALEALAALTSVTGKLNAIRSVLDSLRNAGEGDKRLTLLDFHMSEKASGAFQIGETEIGENGEVFMSIGAVQFRSLDERKGILFARWGKTVDSVGIAAERLIFNQHFYQNVARKVVEERLTDAQSQIMAFKLDSMPA
- the eutC gene encoding ethanolamine ammonia-lyase subunit EutC, with the translated sequence MSAPDLYQRLRRLTPARTRLDPTGSPLPLSDLLAFQEDHAAARDAIHGAVDWANVEAALAPLQTYRQRSRAGSRADYLRRPDLGRQLESGTELPRLDCPLAFVICDGLSAPAIQAHAAAMVRALIARLPDKSGALPIVLVENGRVAIGDPIGAAIGAGMVLVLIGERPGLSVADSLGAYLTYAPRPGLRDNARNCVSNIHGHGGLGYAAAADRLIWLMTEARRIGTTGVALKDQSENLDRIHHEK
- a CDS encoding FmdB family zinc ribbon protein yields the protein MPTYDYICTECGPFEAHASMANFDKPHACPWCATPARRAMLTAPLLANMDAGRRRAHSTNERSADSPRRSHGAGCSCCSGSAKKKPSGTLHRPDGSKSFPAKRPWMISH